A single genomic interval of Nitrospinota bacterium harbors:
- a CDS encoding DUF86 domain-containing protein — protein sequence MFDAELALSILDQIDDALETIRCRTDNILSASDFTDSPSGKEKLDGVCMLFAAAGEALKHADKISGGKLLSGYPEIDWKGAIGFRDIIVHHYFDIDAEAVFWIIANRLVPLSETVKKMIGDLRRDQEKPLL from the coding sequence ATGTTTGACGCGGAGCTGGCGCTTTCTATCCTCGATCAAATTGATGATGCCCTTGAGACCATAAGATGCCGCACAGATAATATCCTCAGCGCCAGTGATTTTACCGATTCTCCATCCGGAAAGGAGAAACTTGACGGCGTTTGCATGTTGTTCGCCGCCGCTGGTGAGGCATTGAAACATGCCGATAAAATAAGCGGCGGCAAGTTACTTTCGGGATACCCGGAAATTGACTGGAAAGGTGCGATAGGATTCAGGGACATTATAGTCCATCATTATTTCGATATAGACGCGGAGGCCGTGTTTTGGATAATCGCCAACAGATTGGTTCCATTGAGTGAAACAGTAAAAAAGATGATCGGTGACTTGCGCCGGGATCAAGAAAAACCGCTCCTCTAA
- a CDS encoding DUF1538 domain-containing protein — protein MTDKLKSIRYGDFVGRASVRHLRVSYNDLTPKPKFDERGAEIPYEPKMLRPSLKNIFHILRPYVGVRFKDQFRTVTPLAVYLALFQIMVLRAGVADPWTIAAGFFAVMAGLMMFMEGIRTALMPIGENIGDALPSKFPLPGLLAVTFILGISVTFAEPAIGALKIAGSFVKAENAPYLYALLNGWQGVMVWLIGAGVGFSAVLGSARFVYGWSLKPLIYVTLTLALSLAGYLVWDPRFAGVLGFAWDCGAITTGPVTVPIVLALGIGIASSAGRGDAPLAGFGIVTLASLYPVIGVSSLAIYIASRTPVDVMLSEAASKAGELAAEPKWSETSPSVEIITGLQAVIPLVLLLIFILVVLLRERIKKPDVIAYGVVIAAAGMILFNIGLSYGLSKIGAQTGGLAPAAFARVEASPESPLFPYAVGVAVAVLFAGCLGFGATFAEPALAAMGETVQNLTNGAYTKKFLISAVSLGGGSGAALGLLKIIMDIPLAYILIPGYILALVLTAMSTEEFVNVAWDSAAVTTGPVTVPLILAIGLGFAQAAHAADGFGILTIASLAPIIFVLATGIWIQWKIKRSHQG, from the coding sequence ATGACCGATAAGCTAAAATCCATCCGGTACGGCGATTTCGTCGGGAGAGCCTCCGTCCGCCACCTTCGGGTAAGCTACAACGACCTTACCCCGAAACCCAAGTTTGACGAGCGCGGAGCCGAAATCCCGTACGAGCCCAAGATGCTCCGCCCGTCGCTTAAAAACATTTTCCATATCCTCCGGCCATATGTCGGCGTGAGGTTCAAGGATCAGTTCAGAACCGTCACGCCGCTGGCCGTGTACCTGGCGCTGTTCCAGATAATGGTGTTGCGGGCTGGGGTGGCTGACCCGTGGACCATAGCCGCAGGATTCTTCGCGGTGATGGCGGGCCTGATGATGTTCATGGAAGGGATACGCACGGCGCTCATGCCAATCGGGGAGAACATCGGGGACGCGCTTCCATCCAAGTTCCCCCTGCCGGGGCTGCTTGCCGTGACGTTCATTCTCGGCATAAGCGTCACTTTCGCCGAACCGGCCATCGGCGCCCTGAAAATCGCCGGAAGCTTCGTCAAGGCGGAGAATGCCCCATACCTTTACGCCCTTCTCAACGGATGGCAGGGGGTGATGGTGTGGCTTATCGGCGCGGGGGTCGGTTTCTCCGCTGTGCTCGGCTCGGCCAGGTTCGTTTACGGATGGAGCCTGAAACCACTTATCTACGTGACGTTGACGTTGGCCCTCTCCCTGGCCGGGTATCTTGTGTGGGACCCACGCTTTGCCGGGGTGCTTGGTTTCGCCTGGGATTGCGGCGCGATAACCACCGGCCCGGTTACGGTGCCCATCGTGCTGGCGCTGGGGATCGGCATCGCCTCTTCGGCCGGGAGGGGGGACGCGCCCCTTGCAGGTTTTGGCATCGTGACGCTCGCTTCGCTGTACCCGGTCATCGGGGTGTCGTCCCTGGCCATTTATATAGCGTCACGCACTCCGGTGGACGTTATGCTAAGTGAAGCCGCGTCCAAAGCGGGAGAATTGGCGGCGGAGCCCAAGTGGAGCGAGACATCGCCGAGCGTCGAGATAATCACCGGCCTCCAGGCGGTGATCCCGCTGGTGCTGCTTTTGATTTTCATCCTCGTTGTGTTGTTGCGTGAGCGGATCAAAAAGCCGGACGTGATCGCATATGGGGTGGTCATCGCGGCGGCGGGGATGATCCTTTTCAACATCGGGCTTTCATACGGCCTTTCCAAGATCGGCGCGCAGACCGGCGGGCTGGCCCCGGCGGCTTTCGCCAGGGTGGAAGCTTCGCCCGAATCGCCGCTGTTCCCATATGCCGTTGGCGTGGCGGTTGCCGTGCTTTTCGCCGGGTGCCTTGGCTTTGGGGCAACCTTCGCCGAACCGGCGCTGGCCGCCATGGGGGAGACGGTGCAGAACCTGACAAACGGCGCATACACCAAGAAATTCCTCATCTCCGCGGTCTCCCTGGGCGGTGGATCGGGCGCCGCGCTGGGATTGCTGAAGATAATAATGGACATACCACTGGCCTATATACTCATACCCGGCTATATTCTTGCCCTTGTCCTGACGGCCATGTCCACGGAGGAGTTCGTAAACGTGGCGTGGGACAGCGCGGCGGTGACCACCGGCCCGGTCACCGTGCCGCTGATCCTGGCCATCGGGCTGGGGTTCGCACAGGCGGCGCACGCGGCGGACGGATTCGGGATATTGACCATCGCGTCGCTGGCGCCGATAATCTTCGTGCTGGCCACGGGGATATGGATACAATGGAAGATCAAGAGGAGCCACCAGGGGTGA
- a CDS encoding NADH peroxidase gives MKKWKCKVCGYVHTGAEAPDVCPVCYAEKSKFEETAGAGTMDLAAYLEANIKGETWEVTHYMAMALKAQTIGLPEVAEAIYRIAGEEAYHGANFIQRGSKVAGLKSKLDSSNTIADDLKKDIEMMLAGERGAHKGKNEAASLAKAEGLDELAGFFKIAAEDEARHAKMLEGLLKKYFS, from the coding sequence ATGAAAAAATGGAAATGCAAAGTGTGCGGTTATGTCCACACTGGGGCCGAGGCTCCGGACGTGTGCCCGGTATGCTACGCCGAGAAAAGCAAGTTCGAGGAAACCGCTGGCGCGGGAACGATGGACCTGGCGGCGTACCTGGAGGCCAACATAAAGGGGGAGACATGGGAAGTCACCCATTACATGGCCATGGCGCTCAAGGCGCAGACCATAGGCCTGCCGGAAGTGGCGGAGGCCATATACCGCATCGCGGGCGAGGAGGCATATCACGGGGCCAACTTCATCCAGCGCGGCAGCAAGGTGGCTGGCCTGAAGTCAAAACTTGATTCTTCCAACACCATCGCCGACGACCTTAAAAAGGACATCGAGATGATGCTGGCAGGCGAGCGTGGCGCCCACAAGGGGAAGAACGAGGCGGCCTCTTTGGCCAAGGCCGAAGGGCTCGACGAGCTTGCCGGATTCTTCAAGATCGCCGCGGAGGACGAGGCCCGTCACGCGAAGATGCTGGAAGGGCTTCTGAAAAAGTATTTCTCCTGA
- the cybH gene encoding Ni/Fe-hydrogenase, b-type cytochrome subunit, whose product MATAAKRGDDTGEIYLVVQTRSVLACVLHWILFLSVVILVITGLYIADPEYYFGKGEAWQAFSMANVRMYHFLAACFMIASVFTRFYLAFTPSCNRDIWQFLPTPKNIVAAVKLAIFYLTLRGEHAHYRFVNPLGGLGIFMISLLILIQVITGIIMYSHGANPAIWGFGLIHSPEDALGGQQAVRMIHHLTLYALMFLVVIHVYTQIWKNSVFTEADIASIIAGYKVFPYKELGHFADIYGIEHEKIPSMEVLDKASTEMPEGPGQKEEESSG is encoded by the coding sequence ATGGCAACGGCCGCGAAACGGGGGGATGATACAGGCGAGATATACCTTGTCGTCCAGACAAGGTCTGTGCTCGCGTGTGTCCTGCACTGGATACTGTTCCTTTCAGTGGTCATTCTGGTCATCACCGGATTGTATATCGCGGATCCGGAATATTATTTTGGCAAGGGGGAGGCCTGGCAGGCTTTTTCCATGGCCAATGTCCGGATGTACCATTTCCTTGCCGCCTGTTTCATGATAGCGTCCGTTTTCACCAGGTTCTACCTGGCATTCACACCGTCATGCAACAGGGACATATGGCAGTTCCTGCCTACCCCGAAGAACATCGTGGCCGCCGTAAAACTGGCCATATTCTATCTGACGCTTCGCGGCGAACACGCCCATTACAGGTTTGTCAATCCCCTTGGCGGGCTTGGTATTTTCATGATTTCGCTTCTGATCCTGATCCAGGTGATAACCGGGATCATCATGTATTCCCACGGGGCCAACCCCGCGATATGGGGCTTTGGACTGATCCACTCGCCAGAAGACGCTCTCGGCGGACAGCAGGCCGTGCGCATGATCCATCATCTTACTTTGTACGCGCTGATGTTTCTGGTGGTCATCCATGTGTACACCCAGATATGGAAGAACAGCGTGTTCACCGAGGCTGATATAGCCTCCATAATCGCCGGTTACAAAGTGTTCCCATACAAGGAATTGGGGCATTTCGCGGACATTTACGGGATTGAGCATGAAAAAATCCCATCCATGGAGGTTTTGGACAAAGCGTCCACCGAAATGCCGGAAGGGCCGGGTCAAAAAGAGGAGGAATCCAGCGGATAG
- a CDS encoding P-II family nitrogen regulator: MEDQEEPPGVISGKKEEEKRMIVLTDVALITCVVQRGMADEVVNAALKGGAQGSTVFYARGYGIRERLGLLGVAVDAEKEVITIAVSRDQADRVFEKMLIAGKLDTPGMGFMYMTPLEKAATYIPPEIIEERVAGNKRG, encoded by the coding sequence ATGGAAGATCAAGAGGAGCCACCAGGGGTGATCAGCGGAAAAAAGGAAGAGGAAAAACGGATGATCGTGCTCACGGACGTGGCGCTGATCACGTGCGTGGTGCAGCGCGGCATGGCCGACGAAGTGGTGAACGCCGCGCTCAAGGGGGGGGCGCAGGGTTCCACGGTGTTCTACGCGCGCGGGTATGGGATCAGGGAGCGGCTGGGGCTTCTGGGCGTGGCGGTGGACGCGGAAAAGGAAGTGATCACCATAGCCGTGTCCCGGGACCAGGCGGACAGGGTATTCGAAAAGATGCTGATAGCCGGCAAGCTGGACACGCCGGGGATGGGCTTTATGTACATGACCCCGCTGGAAAAGGCCGCCACATACATCCCGCCGGAGATAATCGAAGAACGCGTGGCCGGGAACAAACGGGGCTAG
- a CDS encoding nucleotidyltransferase domain-containing protein, with the protein MGRDDVLALLRDYKKKYAAKYGIIEIGVFGSSARNEATDDSDVDICVKTATPDAFALAHIRTDIEELVGKRVDIVRVRERMNPHLRKRIEKDGVYV; encoded by the coding sequence ATGGGAAGGGATGACGTTCTGGCCTTATTGCGTGATTATAAAAAAAAATACGCCGCCAAATACGGCATTATCGAGATAGGCGTGTTCGGCTCCTCGGCCAGGAATGAGGCCACGGACGACAGCGATGTGGACATATGCGTCAAGACCGCCACCCCGGACGCGTTCGCGCTGGCGCATATCAGGACGGACATTGAAGAGCTGGTTGGAAAGCGAGTTGATATAGTCCGGGTGCGGGAGCGCATGAATCCCCACCTTAGAAAACGCATAGAAAAAGACGGCGTATATGTTTGA